Proteins co-encoded in one Candidatus Zixiibacteriota bacterium genomic window:
- a CDS encoding PAS domain S-box protein yields the protein MEHDDKKKNNNKPDDKYEIININEAAFAAIQNTVQQLQIENEKLKAENQKLCRSGSGQFTEYMSGIFENASFGMYRTTPDGRILIANNAIAKMLGYLSVDELLGRNLEKGGYEPGYSRVDFINRIEKNGQLSGLISAWTKRDGSIIYVREDCRTIRDKNGKTLYYDGIVENITAYRKAAIALCQSENKYRTLVETADHAIILTNLKGNHLFRNKAYYINFGYNVGDNMGINELSIVHPNDAAILKNKLTETLRNRKSVCEYRVKHKEGHWIYCHASSVVIYDNNNKPEMILKIIEDITERKRTETTLRVLSLRNEAILAAVPDIIAEIGANKKYAWVNQAGYDFFGDDVIGKETSYYFEGEQKTHNAAQPLFNGYENVIYIESWQRRRDGEKRLLAWWCQVLKDVDGNVTGTLSTARDITEQKKAEEALRLSEKKYRQVVEHATELIFTTDINGNFLFANSVVQHISGYSIKELRQMNYLDLILPEYRRSSQIHFMKQYLKRETTSYLEYPFQTKDNKTLWFAQNTALNVENDKIIGFHAVARDITERKAAEEALREAEERFRTIVETAPCFLAITDKKGKNIYVSPNCEKITGYTQEELKKNQTWMVHENDNEKARKLYECTFREGKCEKDFEYKAVKKNGEIWYASSSWEPLKDNDGKFKGIVFQTIDITKLKRAKEALRETRDYLENLINYANAPIIVWDSELRITRFNHAFEQLTGRNAGEMIESQLGILFPIQQREKSMALIRRTISGERWNEVEIPIMHTDGSVRIVSWSSATLFTSDGSNPIAVIAHGQDITEHKKAEEALKQSEEKYRTLIENIQDGVFVIQNRKLMFANEAFANVSGFSLDEIIGKDFKDFIAPDDLDLLEKAYLQLMSDENIPAEFEFRVIQKNKNAYNHVNMTAGLFNYQGKTAALGTLKDITARKLAEDKVKQSLAEKEILLKEIHHRVKNNLQVISSLLELQSEHVTDNKTLEILKVSQNRIRAMGLIHESLYHSSDLSQINFTGYIENLLENLCNSFGINIEAIKISINVGDIQFSISKAISCGLIINELVTNSLKYAFKDGEEGEIAISLYSDDGHYTMIISDTGACFPENFDFANTETLGLQLVNLLAKQLKGTIELNRENKTEFIISFA from the coding sequence ATGGAACATGACGATAAAAAGAAAAACAACAACAAACCTGATGATAAATATGAGATTATAAATATCAATGAAGCTGCTTTCGCTGCTATTCAAAACACCGTTCAACAATTACAGATTGAAAATGAAAAGCTGAAAGCGGAAAATCAGAAGCTTTGCAGGTCTGGGTCGGGGCAATTTACTGAATATATGAGCGGTATATTCGAAAACGCTTCTTTCGGCATGTATCGGACTACTCCGGATGGCCGGATTCTTATAGCAAATAATGCTATTGCTAAAATGCTCGGCTATTTATCTGTGGATGAACTTTTAGGGCGAAATCTCGAAAAGGGTGGATATGAGCCGGGATATTCACGAGTTGATTTCATAAATCGTATCGAAAAAAACGGTCAGTTAAGCGGCCTTATTTCTGCCTGGACAAAACGTGATGGCTCTATCATATATGTTCGTGAAGACTGCCGAACGATTCGCGATAAAAACGGTAAAACTTTATATTATGATGGCATTGTTGAGAATATAACCGCATACCGAAAAGCGGCTATAGCACTTTGTCAATCCGAGAATAAGTATAGAACCTTGGTTGAAACTGCCGACCATGCGATAATACTGACCAATCTTAAAGGCAACCATCTATTCCGTAATAAAGCTTACTATATAAATTTTGGCTACAATGTCGGCGATAATATGGGCATTAATGAACTATCTATAGTTCATCCTAATGATGCGGCAATATTAAAAAATAAACTGACTGAAACACTTAGAAATAGAAAATCTGTCTGCGAATACCGGGTAAAACATAAAGAAGGCCACTGGATATACTGCCATGCCAGTTCTGTTGTGATATATGATAATAACAACAAACCGGAAATGATTTTAAAGATTATTGAAGATATAACCGAACGCAAGAGAACCGAAACAACTCTGCGGGTTTTGTCTTTGCGAAATGAAGCAATCTTAGCCGCTGTTCCCGATATTATTGCGGAAATTGGCGCTAACAAGAAATATGCCTGGGTTAATCAGGCGGGGTATGATTTTTTTGGGGATGATGTTATTGGCAAAGAAACCAGCTATTATTTCGAGGGGGAGCAAAAAACACATAATGCTGCTCAACCGCTTTTCAATGGCTATGAAAACGTAATCTATATTGAAAGCTGGCAAAGGCGCAGGGACGGCGAAAAGCGCTTGCTTGCCTGGTGGTGTCAAGTTCTTAAAGATGTTGATGGCAATGTTACCGGCACTCTTTCAACAGCCCGCGATATTACCGAGCAGAAAAAAGCCGAGGAAGCTTTGCGATTATCTGAAAAAAAATATCGTCAGGTAGTTGAGCATGCCACCGAGCTAATTTTTACGACCGATATTAACGGCAATTTTCTTTTTGCCAACTCCGTAGTACAACATATTTCGGGATACTCAATAAAAGAACTAAGACAAATGAACTATCTTGACTTAATATTGCCTGAGTATAGAAGAAGCTCGCAAATTCATTTTATGAAGCAGTATTTAAAGCGCGAAACGACAAGCTATTTAGAGTATCCATTTCAGACTAAAGATAATAAGACACTCTGGTTTGCCCAAAATACCGCGCTTAACGTTGAGAACGATAAAATTATCGGTTTTCATGCAGTGGCTCGCGATATAACCGAACGCAAAGCGGCAGAGGAGGCGCTTCGGGAAGCGGAAGAGCGATTTAGAACTATTGTTGAGACAGCTCCATGTTTTTTGGCTATCACTGATAAAAAAGGTAAAAACATATATGTCAGCCCTAATTGTGAAAAGATTACAGGCTACACCCAAGAAGAGTTGAAAAAAAACCAGACATGGATGGTGCATGAGAACGATAATGAAAAAGCAAGGAAACTCTATGAGTGCACTTTCCGCGAGGGGAAATGTGAAAAGGATTTTGAATATAAAGCGGTAAAAAAGAACGGTGAAATATGGTATGCCTCAAGCTCTTGGGAGCCGCTTAAAGATAACGATGGGAAATTTAAAGGCATTGTTTTCCAAACGATTGATATTACCAAACTCAAGCGAGCCAAGGAAGCGCTTCGGGAAACGCGCGATTACCTTGAGAATTTGATTAATTATGCCAATGCCCCGATTATTGTCTGGGATTCGGAATTACGTATAACCAGATTTAATCATGCTTTCGAACAGCTTACAGGCCGTAATGCGGGCGAAATGATAGAGTCTCAACTGGGTATATTATTTCCGATACAACAGCGGGAAAAGTCGATGGCTTTAATCAGGCGCACTATTTCCGGCGAAAGATGGAATGAAGTTGAAATCCCCATAATGCATACAGATGGTTCGGTGCGGATTGTATCCTGGAGTTCGGCGACTTTATTTACCTCAGACGGCAGTAATCCAATTGCCGTAATAGCGCATGGCCAGGATATCACCGAGCATAAAAAAGCGGAGGAAGCGCTTAAGCAATCCGAGGAAAAATACCGCACTCTGATTGAGAACATTCAAGACGGTGTTTTTGTTATCCAAAATCGAAAACTTATGTTTGCAAATGAGGCATTTGCTAATGTATCAGGTTTTTCCTTAGATGAGATTATAGGCAAAGATTTTAAGGATTTTATCGCCCCCGATGATCTGGATTTGTTAGAAAAGGCATATTTACAATTGATGTCTGATGAAAATATACCGGCAGAATTTGAATTCCGCGTCATACAAAAAAATAAAAACGCCTATAATCACGTCAATATGACCGCCGGTCTTTTCAATTACCAAGGCAAGACAGCGGCATTAGGCACACTCAAAGACATTACCGCCCGCAAACTGGCGGAGGATAAGGTTAAACAATCACTCGCTGAGAAAGAAATCCTTCTTAAAGAAATACACCATCGAGTAAAAAATAATCTTCAAGTTATTTCCAGTTTGCTTGAATTGCAGTCGGAACATGTTACAGATAATAAAACTCTTGAAATACTTAAAGTAAGCCAAAACCGCATCAGGGCAATGGGGCTGATTCATGAAAGCTTATATCATTCTTCCGATTTGTCCCAAATTAATTTTACCGGCTATATTGAAAATCTCTTGGAAAATTTATGTAATTCATTTGGCATCAATATTGAAGCTATTAAAATAAGTATCAATGTAGGGGATATTCAATTTTCTATTAGCAAAGCAATTTCATGCGGGTTGATTATCAATGAGCTTGTTACAAATTCATTAAAATACGCTTTTAAAGATGGCGAGGAAGGCGAAATTGCAATTAGTTTATATTCTGATGACGGACATTATACTATGATAATCAGCGATACCGGCGCTTGTTTTCCTGAAAATTTTGATTTTGCAAACACAGAAACGCTCGGGCTGCAGCTGGTTAATTTATTAGCAAAACAGCTTAAGGGAACCATTGAATTAAACAGAGAAAACAAAACGGAGTTTATTATATCATTTGCTTGA